A window from Paenibacillus guangzhouensis encodes these proteins:
- a CDS encoding N-acetylglucosamine kinase, with translation MRYVAGLDGGGTKTAVTIADEQGRIVHSFTSGAINYNGLDEGSIQRSLQEIVDTIARVCGGLEHCVQICIGAAGVSNPTVTARLETTMRTCGYRGNLLILGDQETALTGAHGSPYGIILIAGTGSICYGKNESGQVCRTGGYGHLIDDEGSGYSIGRELLSAVVRASDGRSSETMITEMVYAQLRVSTVAEVIGFVYDAGTHKKDIAALAPILTKACLLGDQAALGIAHRSAAALFELVVPVVEKLSWQDGALAMAGSVLLKNRFVQTALVDLLQAKYTKLQCITPKQDASVGAVLMALERLN, from the coding sequence ATGAGATATGTTGCCGGTCTGGATGGCGGCGGCACCAAGACGGCGGTTACCATCGCCGATGAGCAAGGGCGCATTGTACATTCGTTTACGTCGGGAGCGATTAACTATAACGGGCTGGACGAAGGCAGCATTCAGCGCAGCCTGCAAGAAATTGTCGATACGATTGCTCGCGTCTGCGGGGGACTGGAGCACTGCGTTCAGATCTGCATCGGAGCAGCAGGGGTCAGCAATCCAACGGTTACGGCACGGCTGGAGACTACGATGCGAACCTGTGGCTACCGGGGTAATCTGCTCATTCTAGGCGACCAAGAAACTGCGCTAACCGGCGCGCACGGCAGCCCATACGGTATCATTCTGATCGCTGGCACCGGATCGATTTGCTACGGCAAGAACGAATCGGGCCAAGTCTGTCGAACCGGTGGTTACGGCCATCTGATTGACGATGAGGGCAGTGGTTATAGTATTGGTCGGGAGCTGCTCTCTGCCGTCGTTCGGGCGAGCGATGGACGTTCGTCTGAGACGATGATCACGGAGATGGTCTATGCACAGCTGCGAGTGTCGACGGTTGCGGAGGTCATTGGCTTTGTGTACGATGCTGGGACGCATAAGAAGGACATTGCGGCGCTTGCTCCGATTCTGACGAAGGCATGTCTGCTGGGCGATCAGGCGGCTCTTGGCATCGCGCATCGCAGCGCTGCGGCTTTATTCGAGCTGGTCGTTCCCGTCGTCGAGAAGCTGTCTTGGCAGGATGGGGCACTCGCCATGGCGGGGAGCGTGCTGTTGAAGAATCGATTCGTGCAGACGGCGCTGGTTGATCTGCTGCAAGCGAAATACACGAAGCTGCAATGTATAACACCGAAGCAGGATGCTTCTGTCGGCGCGGTCCTCATGGCATTGGAGCGGTTGAATTGA